The Triticum urartu cultivar G1812 chromosome 6, Tu2.1, whole genome shotgun sequence genome includes the window CGTGTGGTTTTCCTCATTTTCTTTCCATGTGTTGCTCTGCAGCTCAGAAGGGAGAGGATAGCGGAGAGGATGAAGGCGTTGCAGGAGCTGGTCCCGAACGCCAACAAGGTGAGCGAAACGTCCCACCTTTCCTCCTCCGCTTTTGCCTTTTCCTTACGCTCTCTGCTTTGAGCAAAGCAAAGCAGCAAGGAAGCTTTCCTTCCCTGAATTCTGGTGAAAAATGCATCCATGTTTCCTGCATTATTGGTTGCTGCAGACAGAGTAAAGCTGGTGTATCATACTAGTATAACGTGTGATGCCATGCTATCTTTGCAGTAGTATAAGTGATTGTAAAATGGCAAGTGCGTGATGGAATTGGAAAGCATGGTAGTTGGAGTTGTATGGTTATTTACACTTAAGTAATCCAGAGGATAGGGTTGACATGTCGGTCCTTGGTTGGAGGATCTGGCTTAGTAATTTAGTGACTTCTGATTGGTGGTAGTAGGCTAGTAAGGCAGGCAGCAGCAGGGAAAAGAGAGATCAGACATGGTGCCAAGGGGATTGACAATTGTTATTGCCATCATCAGTCTGGGCCAAGGCCACAGCTAGTACCAATTAGTGCAATTGTAGATAAACAGCGACACCAAATTGAGGGGAAATGAAAACTAAATTAGGGGCTTCAGGATAAATTTCACTAAACACTAGGTTCCTAGAACTATAATATTGAGCATCATGAGGAGAATGACAGATGTATCATGTATGGGGGGTTCCATATAACATAAACATGTTTAGACTTTGAGACAACCCGCTTTCGTGGACTCTGTGATGGTTACAGAACAGGGGTGTTGTCTAGTGCTCCAGCTTCTTGCCACGGTTGATACTCCCGGAGCTTCCAATGGCACATGTGATATCTTTTTTTGCACAACTTTTATTCACTGTTCACGGTATCTAGAGCGATAACGAATGTCGATTGCTTGGCTTTTTCGAATAAAACCTTATATCAGTTGTCATGTCTTAGATGACGCAGCTGCCACAATGCGAACTAGACCGGACATAGGTCGCTGTAACTGGAATAACAAGATGGAATTTTGTTGCAGACCGACAAGGCATCGATGCTCGACGAGATCATTGATTATGTCAAGTTCCTCCAGCTTCAAGTCAAGGTACATAATTTGGCTTTTCTGCACCTAGCCTGGGTTACTACTAGCTAGTCGCTAAGTTTCTGAATGTTGCTAGTCAGCTTGCTCCTTGATGGAACTCATGGTCCCTGATCAGATGCCCCATTTTTGCAGGTTCTGAGCATGAGCCGATTAGGCGGAGCTGCTGCAGTTGGCCCTCTGGTTGCTGGCTTGTCATCAGAGGTACCTGTGTGACATGATCTTCCATTTTGACAAGCTTATATGTGATTGTTTTTTGGAGGAATCCTACATCACTGACAACGACTTGTACATAGTTAGTAAGTGTTAGCCTAGAGCCAAACACTAGCTTGCTTGCATGGGCCAACTTGTTCTGATCCCTAAAATCCGCTAATTACGTTTGTTAGATCACAAAGTGTATATATATGGAATGTTAGCCTTTTGACCATCGGTCCGGTACGAATAGATACTCATAATCCTGTCATTTTCAAGTTGGTGTGCTGATTCTGACTCACTTAGCTTTTGGTTGTATATGAAAAAGATGATTATTTTTGTCTAGGGTGGATCCCTCTTCAAGTCCACGAGGTAGAATTTAGGTATATAAAATCCTATAAAAAATCTAAATTCAGCATTCAGAGGACTGAAAGTCACAGTAAAGAGCTACTGCAACTAAACTAATATAGTACGCCTATAAAAATTGCACCACATTATTCAAATCAAAAGGATTGTTGCTTAAGGAACAGATCAAGCATTAGTGGATGCCAGCACAACAAAAAAAGGTTCAGAAGAATCTTTCTGGTTTAAGAACTGGAGGGAAAAAGGAAAACACGCCTGAAAAGTGACCACCATGTACCAAACTACCAATCAAGCAGTTAGGCTGTAGGAGCTACTGTCCACTAAGGACAATTGGCAGCTCCTTAACATACCCCAGCTACTACAAGGTCAACCACCATCTCGAACTCGATGAACTACCCGATTAACTCTCCTTGTTTTTTGAAGAAAGCATTGGCTTTTCTATAAGAGTCATCCGCTCAATTGCCACTGTACTAAAACCTGAGTCCACCTTGCAGAGCAGCGGAAATGGAAACGGGACcagcagcagcggcgacggcAATGGCGACGATGACAATGGTGGCAGCACCTTGCGGGCGACAGAGCAACAGGTGGCGAGGCTGATGGAGGAGGACATGGGCACTGCCATGCAGTACCTGCAGGGCAAGGGGCTCTGCCTGATGCCGATCTCCCTTGCCTCGGTCATCTCCTCCGCAACCTCATCGTCGCTCCACTCCGCCACCCGCCCTGCTGGTAATGCCGGAGGACCCCTGCACGAAGGCGGTAGCCCTGCGTCGCCTCGGTTGGTGAACGGCATGGGCGCCGATGGCTCCCGGACCATCAGGGACGGCAGTGGACAGTGAAGTGGTCGGCTGTTCTTTCAGCCAGGGACAGTTCTTCAGAAGGTTGAATTCTGGGGCTAGAATTGCCAGCCAGCTCTACACCCTTTTTCTCTTGGCCTTTATGTCTGTTCATAAGAAGAAGAAATGATGTGCAATCATGCAAACTTTAGCCCTACCTTTTTCTTGCTCTTATTATTTATATGTGCAATAGCTTTTCTTCTAATATCTCTTTCTCCCTTTTGGGATATGATCGAGCTGCTCTAGTCTCTAGTCTTGTTTATATCAAAGATTATTGCTGAGCTGTCGTTCCTCTTGTTGCACAAAGCTGAAGAGGAATCAAATTTATCGCGAGTCCAAAATATCAAAGTTTCTTTTCTGAACCTAAAAATACCAAAGTTTTGAGTAGACAACAAACGGTACAAATGCAAAGTTGTTTTTCATAGAAGGTACAAATGCAAAGCTGGTCAACAAATTGGAAGATAACCTATCGTGTGGGAGCCAGGGGAGCATATGCTGTTTCAGGCGCTTTGTTCTTCCCGGACAGCCAGCCAGTCAGATAACCTTAAGTTATAGTGCGTTTACTGTCAAGCCATGCGCGAAATGCTTACGTGCCAATGGCTGGGATGCAGGTGGTAACAAGGTTAATTAGAACATCCTCGGAGCATCAAGAACTCAAGATATTAAGCCATGATGTTTGATGCGTGAATTACGTGATCCGGTGAAGATATTAGGGCATCTTCAACCGTGCTTGTTAACCAAAAAAAAAATGCCACTGACAACTCTGATGAACAAGGAGAAGCAACTTCGACTTGTAGCATTTGAACAAGGGGAACAAAAAAAAATTCTGCAGAAATGCAGGTGGGGGTCAGTTGGACAGACACGAAAAATTACTGTGACGTGCACCTAGAATTTTCAGGTTTACCAACAGATGTTCAGACTAAATCAGCCAAACCCACTAAACTACACGGTCCATCATCAAATCGCGCCGTGTTGATCAGTAGGGGTAACAGAGGTTCTACATATAGAAAAGCAAACAGGGGGGAAATGCACTGCGTCTTCGGATAGTATAGTTCCCCAAATATATGTACCAGCCGGGGATTTAAGACGTTTACAGAAAACAATTCAGAACACCGAGTGATCTATCACACTTCATGTTTGCTTGCCTCTCTTCTTTTCAAAGCTCCCGGCACTTTATCTCCCGACTTGTTGGATTTCTTCGATGCTTCTGGTTCCGTGGACCCTTTCAATTTATCTTTCAGTTTCTCCAGAGCTTTTAACAGCCCAGCAAGGAAAAAAAAACAGAGACAATATTAGAATCAATGAAGAACATCAAAGGCGTGGGTGATGGCAAATCAACATAGTAATCTGATTAAAACAGGACTGCTATCTCACCAGTCTCAAAAACTGGGCGAAGGCTATCTATTGATTCCTCGGGTAGCGAGCGAAGGATGCAGCTAGAACCATCTGCCTTCTTCAGCATCTTGTCAAATCTTTTAACCTACATGACATTTGACTCAGCAACCTATGTAACTAGAGAAGAATATGCTGAGATTAATTTATACATCTCGTAGCAGACACGTCTGTTTTAATTCCAAAACAAATATCAAGGTGATTCATCATTAGTTCGTTCGTAAGTCCTGATCCAAATCAGGAAGACCTGATAGTAACAGTTATCTACACCAAATTCTATATCATCAAAACACTCAATTTGTTTGTTCCCCAGCAATCAAATTAGCCAGCAATACAGGGATGAGATCAGCATATTATTTACACATATAGACATATCATGTACACTATCATGGAATCAATCAACCACAGCAAGCATTGTACCAAATACTAATTATCATTATTGTTAAACAGCGCATTACCTCATTTTTCCTTAAAAACGTGAAGCAAGAACCAGATTCGCCTGCCCTGGCAGTTCGGCCTGCTCGGTGGATGTATGTTTTCACATACTGCGGCATCTCATAGTTGATAACATATCTCAAACCATCAATATGTATTCCTCGAGCCATTATATCCGAGCCAATGAGAACATCTATTTTCCCTTCCTTGAAGGCTGCCAACGTCTTCCTGCAGCAGAGTTTTATTAACATCACAAGGTGAGATTAAGTTCGACATGTCAGAATATAATTCCACCATCAACATAACCAAACTTAACGAGTAATGCCGCTTTCTTATGTTTGCACAcacatgctctaacaaatatgaTCCATGGAGCTTGTATAAGGCATATTCAGTCAGAGATGGTTATTTGTAGTTACTTATTTTTGTGGCTGTCTGCAACCAGCGCAAGAAAATGAACTCTGATTTACAACAGGAAACAAACATGAGTAATTACCTTCGAGTAGATTCACGCTGCAAACTTGAGAATTCACTAAACTTAAAGGGTAAGTCTTCGAAAAATCCCAGTAAAGTGCTTAGTCTGTGACTATCATCTACAGATTTAGTAAAAACCAAGCACTTCTCCCCACGCAGCTCTTGGAGAAGAACAATGAGACACAGCGGTTTTATGTTTGATGTACAGATCTGAAATAACAGCAAGGACAATAAGAACGCATGGGACAGTTCACAATAGCCTTTTACACCCCTTCGTGTTTCAGGCATAAGCATTGATAAAAGCAACAATCAGTAAAGCTGACAAACCAGCTTGTAGGACTCCAGCTTTGTAGGAATTCTGTAACGCTTCTTCCCACTATTCAACAGCAAAGGATGATGCAGCTCAAGTTGAGAAAGTTTGCTGGGATCTTGGGTCAGTGTAGCAGAGCAGACTATCTTTGCCAGTCTTGGATAGCATTTACCTTTAAACCCTCGCTCGACACCCCTAGATGCCATAGCGTAGAATTAAGTCCTCAATTGAAACATAAAGTGATAAAAGAGGACAAGAATAACATGAGGAATTGATATCGTAGAGCAAGGCTTACGATCTTCTAATGGTGGTCAATGGATGCAGTAGAGTTCGTCCAGGAGTGTCATGCCGGAAATGATTTTGATTTGTTGGGCGAGTAAACTGGATAACTGTTGGCAACCAGGACTGATATGCCTCTCTTAACATCCTATCTGTCTCATCAACAACCTGAAACCGCAAGTTTGAAATAAATCAAAAGCAAGTAAGCAACACTAATACTAATATGCACAAGTATAGTGCTATGACTAAGTTTTATATCATCATATGCTATAAAAATTGCACAAACAGGGGGGCCTGTTGACTGAATAATTCTTTAAAAAGAACACAAGCAGGGCATGCCAAACTTGTTGCAACTAGAGGCAACACTCACATGGTTCTGAATGACATCCATAGCAAGTGTCTAAATGAAGTGGTGAATCTGGAAAATTGTTCTAGTCATCCCAAAATGGGCCAAAATATGCTGCTATCTGGATACAGGCCAGGTAAAGTAAATCATATGCACTTTGGTCCAAACCAATTGCCAGCATACTGTTCGACATTACATGGTACTGCGGCACACAAACAATACTGCCTCAACTATGTATAACAGGACATATCAACACATCATATATGAACTCAGTCATCCATTGTAGAGAATAGTGTGAGGAGACAGAAATGGTTGCCGACAAGCCTACCAGGTATTGAAGATGCTCCAGACTGAAACCTTTTGTCATGTTGATATGATCCATCAATCTTCCAGGAGTTGCCACCAATATATCAACTTTAGTCTGTGGTTCCATTTCGACATATTCATCATCAAGAGATGGGTAAAGTTCTTGTTTGGACTTCTTGATCAGATCTGAGATTTCATCCGCGATGGACGATTGACCAACTGCTGATGCTACTGTCAAGCCCACCACAGGAGCAATAGCATCAAAAACCTCTTTAACCTGAAGTGGAACAAACAAACAGAAGACACTTCCATTTTGTCATGATGAACTGAATAATATTAAATGGAATAAATTGCTGGAATAGCTATTGACGATGTAGAACAGCATGCATCAGTTTTTCTATGGATAAATTGCTGGAATAAGATATTGACAGTATAGACTAGTGTACACAAGTTTCTAGAAGTAGAAGGTAAAATAAATGTCACAAACCTGCAATGCTAAATCCCGTGTAGGCAGCACAACCAAAGCACGCAAGCACCTTACTTTCCGGGTAGAAAGCATTTGCACAATAGGCAAGGCATAAGCAAGGGTTTTGCCGGATCCAGTCGGGGAGTTAATACAGATATCCCTCTGAAAAGCACCAGGACCAATGGTTTCCAGCCATGTCGAAACCTGAACCGGGAAAAAAGATTCGATTCCCATCCGCTGCAACGCTTCCGCCAATCTGTGTAACAGTAAACATAGCCCTCTGTTACATGCTATTTTCGAAGACGTTTGTGCAGAGTTAAAGGACACAAAATTAATATGCGGCTAAACAAAGTAGACGAAATCGAACATGTAAAGTAAGTGAAACAACTAGTGCACATGACATTGAACAAAAGTAGTGCAGCCAATGCTAATAGAACTTCTAGTAGCAGCACAAGAAGCTATCCAGTGAAGCGCAACAGCGCCATCGTTGTCAAATTGAAGACTCAGGCACTACAAATTCAGCAGGCCATTGCTGAGCAGAAATACTGCACAGCACGGACATGGGGTGTGGCATGGTAGTACCTGGGGTCGAGGCGCGGGAGGCTCGTGACGGGGCAGCCGGAGAAGGAGTCGATGTCGACGGGGTGCCGCATCCACGGCAGGTGCGGCACGCGCTCCTCGGGCGCCTCGTCCTCCTGCTCCTTCGTCTTCATGGCCACCATCGGCCGCCGAACCAGGGAGACGGGGGAGGAGTCGCCGCCGGCGAGCAGGAGCGGCGATAGGGGAGGAGGGAAGGGAGAGGCGGCGAGTTAGGGCGCGGAGCAGAAGTGCAGAACAGAGTGCTGATGATGACGGGCTCTGCCTCTGACGGGCCGGGAGATGGGCCGTCCAGCCCAAAGCTGTACAGAAACTTCTGTCCTTTTCTTTCAGGTGGAGGTTGAAGATCCCTAAAAAAAGGTGGAGGTTGAAGAGCCGGTGAAAAGGGGAAAGACCAAGGGGAGAAGGCGATGGCAGGAGAGAGGCGACCGGCGACCGGCGTGGGAGGATGGAACCACGCCGCGAGGACGTGCCAGAGCGTCGGGGCCGCGAGTGATTGCGGATCTTGGCGACAGGCGACGGACCGAAGGAGGGCGACGGGGAGCAGCAGCGTGAAAAATAGAAATAGCTCAACGTGCACGTTGCTCTTCTTTTTTATGCGGATTTTGCACGTGCGCGTGCGCCTTTGAGAAAAACAGGAGCAAACAATTTGTTTGAAACAAATTAATGGAACATTTCTGTAGTAGTCGGACAATTTTGTAACCAGCAGCCAGCAATTTTTACCAAACATAGTCACCATGAAAAAAATCATAAACATTTATTTGAGCAAAGAGAAACAAATATTAGCACTAGGCGAGTCTGAGATTGGAAAGTGCCCGAGTTCAAGAAAAGGACTACGAGAAATCTTGCCAGAGGCAATTCAATGGTTTAGAAGAAGTCAACGGTATTTTTTTCATTTCAGTCAATTCCTTGGGTATTCCCTTAACAGGATCGATTCTCATGACTTCATGGACCAAGCTCATAGCCAAGGTGCTCTTAGCTATTCACCTACTAAAGGACGAATGAATTCATGTCAATGTGGCAATGCCTATCACCCATGTCTTGTATAAGGAGCAAGACTTATCTAAGCAAATGATCAATAATTTATACGTCTATGTCTTTAAACTGTCCAATCCCATTGTGTTATGTCTCTGCAGTCCGCACACTAGGGTTATGATTTTGATGGCATAGTTGCATAGGTATAGGAGACATCGGGAATTATGAATGGGTCGCGACAATTGCAACTTGCACGAACTAGTTGAAATCAGCTCCATGCATCTACCTCCTACGCCGCTGCATCAGCTAATTTCCCTCAGCATACTCTCTTCATGGAGCATAATGCCTTCATGCTCTGGCAGTCTCATGCACCACACTTCTCGTGCCCTCTTGAGGATGCATGGTGTGCTAGTTACTTCCTTGACTAGGATGGAATGGGGATTCAAAGAGATTGATTCTCACGAGTATGATTCGTAAATAAGGGCGATAGAAAGCAAGCAGGTGATCACAATGTCGTTCTCAAGGAGCAACATAGACGCTGAGCTCCAAGACACCAAGATGCTAAATGGCAAGGCATAATATTTCAGGGAACCTTCGCTAATGTGTTGCCTAGTTCAGGAGAGTCTATGAGCCAATATCTCACTTCATATCTGAAGAAAGAGCCATCTTGGCTAGATGAGTACGGGCAGAGATGACATGCTTACTTTTACCCCAACTTGCATGATGAAGATATCTACACTTAACAATGGCTTGTATGCATCCACCCATGATTGACATTAGTAGAATTTTTTTAAGAAAATGGAAGCTCTATCGCACCTCAGTTCCCTGCGAATGCACCCAACCAAAAAGATAAAATAATGCAAGTCCTATGTGGATGCATCCAACCAAAAAGATAAAATAAAAATCGCTCCAAATACACCAAGAAAAGCCACAGGTTATATGTATCATGAACAAAATCCGTAGGCTGCAACTATCAAATCCTGTACAAGATGAGCCTATGTTGGAGAATTTCAAGCTGGCAAGTTGCGTTCAATGTCATCCCCAAAAACAACACCTACTACCAGTCTGCTAGCCATGCGACAAAACACTAGCAGGGTTGTGTAAAATAAATGACGTACGATGTCCCACCATCCAGACCGATGAATCAGACAATGGGTTTTAGCCCTCGTTCAAGGTGGGAAGAAGACATCAACGACATCTCCAAGGAGAATTAGGACATGCAAGCGTCACCATCGTCAGAGTCGGTCGCCGACCAACACTAGTACAAAAAACTATAGGTCAGCACTTACAGACCTAGGGTTGTCGGTCAGTGATGTAGTTCACCACCCATCGGCGCTCCGTAGGGCACCTGTCAATAGTGATGGTTACAAAACGGTGAAGTCGTTGTTGCCGGGATAGAAGTGAGACCCATCAGTGGTGACCGGCCTGGTCAGCGATGATGGCTGTACCATGTTATTTTCTTTCGGGCTATAGGGAGGGGGCGGTACGAAACCTCCCCCGGGACGAATTAGAGAATTGATGCGACGAAAGA containing:
- the LOC125515115 gene encoding DEAD-box ATP-dependent RNA helicase 1-like, whose translation is MVAMKTKEQEDEAPEERVPHLPWMRHPVDIDSFSGCPVTSLPRLDPRLAEALQRMGIESFFPVQVSTWLETIGPGAFQRDICINSPTGSGKTLAYALPIVQMLSTRKVRCLRALVVLPTRDLALQVKEVFDAIAPVVGLTVASAVGQSSIADEISDLIKKSKQELYPSLDDEYVEMEPQTKVDILVATPGRLMDHINMTKGFSLEHLQYLVVDETDRMLREAYQSWLPTVIQFTRPTNQNHFRHDTPGRTLLHPLTTIRRSGVERGFKGKCYPRLAKIVCSATLTQDPSKLSQLELHHPLLLNSGKKRYRIPTKLESYKLICTSNIKPLCLIVLLQELRGEKCLVFTKSVDDSHRLSTLLGFFEDLPFKFSEFSSLQRESTRRKTLAAFKEGKIDVLIGSDIMARGIHIDGLRYVINYEMPQYVKTYIHRAGRTARAGESGSCFTFLRKNEVKRFDKMLKKADGSSCILRSLPEESIDSLRPVFETALEKLKDKLKGSTEPEASKKSNKSGDKVPGALKRREASKHEV
- the LOC125515117 gene encoding transcription factor LRL3-like; translation: MQPAGREMHGGGQGQGQDDFFEQMLSALPTAWAELGSVRPPWELQAAGAPPPDGDPAFDESALLASRLRHNQISGGGGDDKPPPAMLPRHGLDGGGFLPLPLFTDRSREDLQGANQALFDGFGAAGMHAAAAAQPPFGQAGSMPPPAAQGGAAAPPRQRQRARRGQATDPHSIAERLRRERIAERMKALQELVPNANKTDKASMLDEIIDYVKFLQLQVKVLSMSRLGGAAAVGPLVAGLSSESSGNGNGTSSSGDGNGDDDNGGSTLRATEQQVARLMEEDMGTAMQYLQGKGLCLMPISLASVISSATSSSLHSATRPAGNAGGPLHEGGSPASPRLVNGMGADGSRTIRDGSGQ